The nucleotide window ACCTTCGTAGCCATCGACAACGACAAGCGCCCGGTCCGTATCCTGCCCGAGGCCGTCACGGCCGAATAGACAGCTGTAAGTTTGTGTAGCCTATAATAGTCGTCATATCGAGCCACGCGAGACATCTCGCTTGGCCTAATTGAGTGAGGATTCATACAGCAGCAGGCAAGATGTCTCGCGTGGCTCGACCTGACGTTCCATTTACCACCGCATTCCTGAGCTACCGCTCCACTTGCGTATCTTTGTAGTCCAAAAATCACCTTTTGCTTAGGTCTAAAGGCTAAACACCTTTCACCCGTTATGTCCGAAAAACTAGAAATTGAGGCCCTGCTTCCCCCGGAAGTGGCCTACGACGAGTATGCGCGCTACCGCGCCCTGCTGGCCGCTGCGGGCCTGGAGCCTGGCGAGGCCGACTTCGTGCACCTGCGCAAACGCAGCATCGACGCCCGGGGCCGGCAGCCTCTGGTGCGCCTGCGGGCCGACATCTGGCGCACCGCCCCGCCCACCGACTTATTCGGTCCCTGGTTTCAGTACCCCGACGTGAGCCGGGCCCGCCGCTCCGTTATTATCGTGGGGGCCGGGCCGGCCGGCTTGTTTGCCGCCTTGCGCGCCATTGAGCTGGGCATGAAGCCCATCGTGTTGGAGCGCGGCAAGGACGTGCGAACCCGCCGCCGCGACCTGGCCGCTCTGAACAAGGAGCACGTGGTGAATCCTGACTCTAACTACTGCTTTGGCGAAGGCGGGGCTGGTACGTATTCCGACGGCAAGCTCTACACCCGCTCCACCAAGCGCGGCGACATTCAGCGCATCCTTAAGCTGCTGGTGCAGCACGGGGCCACGCCCGAAATCATGGTCGACGCCCACCCCCACATCGGCACCAACAAGTTGCCGGGCGTGGTGGCCGCCCTGCGCGAGTCTATCCGGCAGGCCGGCGGCGAAGTACGCTTCGACACCCGCGTCACCGATTTGATTCTGGATGGCAACCACCTGCGCGGCGTGGTAACGGCCGGCGGCGAGGCCCTGGAAGCCGACGCCGTGATTCTGGCCACCGGCCACTCGGCCCGGGATATTTACGAGCTGCTGCACAAGCGCGGGGTCCGCATCGAGGCCAAGCCCTTTGCCCTGGGCGTGCGCGTGGAGCACCAGCAGGAGCTTATCGACCAGGCCCAGTACCGCCGCGCCGACCGGGGCCCCTTGCCGGCGGCTTCGTACTCCTTGGTCCACCAAACCCAGTGGCAGGGCAAGCAGCGGGGCGTGTTTTCATTCTGCATGTGCCCCGGTGGGTTTATTGTGCCCGCCGCCACGGCCCCGGGCGAGGTGGTCGTAAACGGGATGAGCCCCAGCCGCCGCGACTCCCGCTTTGCCAACTCCGGCATCGTGACGGCCATTGAGCTCGAAGACATGGACCTGAAGCGCTACGGAGCCCTGGCCGGCCTGCAGCTGCAGCAGGAAATCGAGCAGCGGGCCTGCCAGTTGGCCGGCAACACCCAGTTGGCCCCGGCCCAGCGCCTGGGCGACTTCCTGAAAGGCAAAATCTCATCCGAGTTGCTCGAAACTTCCTATCAGCCCGGCCTGGTGCCGGTGAACATGGAGCAGGTGCTGGGCAAGGGCCTGGCCGCCCGGCTGCGGCAGGGCTTCGAGAACTTTGGCCGCAAGATTCCCGGCTACGCCACCAACGCGGCCCAGATTGTGGGCGTGGAAAGCCGGACTTCGGCTCCGGTGCGCATTCCGCGCGACCCGGCCACGCTGCAGCACCCCGAAACCACCGGCCTGTTTCCCTGCGGCGAAGGCGCGGGCTTTGCCGGCGGCATTGTGTCGGCGGCCATGGATGGGGAACGCTGCGCTGAGGCCGTAGCGGCGTTGGTTACGCGTTTTTAGCGGCTGTTTTTGGTTTTTTGCGGCTGGTTTTCGTTTAAGCCATAGCCCTGCTTACAAGGCGGGCTATGGCTTGGCTTCCTTAGCGTTGAATGCCAGCCAGTAACCCAAAACGATAAACGATCAACTAAGATGAAAAAGACCCTTGTTCTCGGCGCCAGCGACAATCCAGCCCGCTACTCCTACCGCGCCGTGCACCAGCTCAAGCAGCACGGCCACGAAGTAGTACCCGTCGGTATCCGCAAAGGCCAGGTCGCCGGCCTCGACATTCACACCGACCGGCCCACTGCCGGCGACGTGGACACGGTAACGCTGTATGTAGGCCCGCAAAACCAGCCCGCCTGGTACGACTACATCCTTGATCTGCAGCCCAAGCGCATCATCTTCAATCCCGGCACGGAAAACGAGGAGCTGGAGCGCATGGCCCAGGAGCGCGGCATCCGCACGGAGGAAGCCTGCACCCTGGTGATGTTGAGCATCGGCAATTATTAATGTGTGAATAGGCCGAAAGCGCCGATGCAAAAGCCGTGTCATTGCGAGGCGCAGCCGTGGCAATCCGTCCTCTGCGCAGCACCAAATGACCTTTTACCGAAAAGCCCTTTCTCGTCACAACGGGAAAGGGCTTTTCACTTAAGGACGACGCTCAGTACATTTTAAAGGATGGAAGGCTTCGTTCCAGGCAATGACAAATTGCCCGCATTATCCCAGCCGAACAATATTTTTAAATTTCTGCCTTCCCCAGGCAACCGGGCCGCAGGCTTTTGTATCTACCCCGCCAAACACCTCTCTATCGTTCGATTCTACTTCTTTTCCCGTGACTGACGCCGACCTCATAGCCGCCTGCCGCCAAGGCAGTGGCCGTGCCCAGAAACTGCTCTACGAGCGGTTTGCGGGCATGATGCTGGGCGTATGCATCCGGTATCTGCGCCGGCGCGAAGACGCCGAGGAAGCTATGCTGGGCGGGTTTGCCAAAGTGTTCCGGGCCCTGGATCAGTACCGGCATGAAGGCAGTTTTGAGGGGTGGATTCGCCGCATCATGGTAAACGAGGCCCTGGGCCAGCTGCGCCGCAAGGAACCCTTACACCTGGCCATCGACGATATGGTAACCGACGTGCCGGCCACGGCCGCCGAGGCCGAAAGCAACCTGAATGCGGCCGACCTGCTGGCCCTGCTGGCCGACTTGCCGGCTGGCTACCGCACCGTATTCAACCTTTATGCCCTGGAAGGGTATACTCACCCCGAAATTGCCGAGCTGCTGGGCATTTCCGAGGGCACTTCCAAATCGCAGCTGAGCAAGGCCCGCGCCATGCTCCAGCGCCGGTTGGCTTCGGCCAGCCTGAGCGCCTCCACCTCCTCACCGAAAGAATACTATGCAACCGGAAGATATTGATAAGCTGTTTCGCGACCAGCTTCAGCACCACGCCCCCACGCCGCCGGCCTACCTCTGGGACCAGCTGGAAGCAGAAATTGCCCCGGCCAAGAAACGCCCGGCTATGTGGCTCTACGCCGCCGTGGCCATGATTGCGCTGCTCATCGTGGCCGGTGCGTCTTGGATGCTGCGCACTTCCCAGTCGGGCACCGGCCTGGCTACGGGCACCCTGGCCACGACGACTACACCCGCCTCTTCAGCTAATTCCGCCGCAAAAACGGCTGCCGCTGACTTCGAGAAAAAATCTGCTACCACCCAGGCAACTACCCTCAGCGGGTTTTCATCTAGCGGTGTAGTAGGCCAGACAGCCACAGAAGTTGCCACCCTCAGCAAGGCTCCGGCCACGGTAACCACACCAGAGCTGCCCACAACTCGCAAGGTGAGCAGCGCGGCAGTCGGGTCGGCTGAGCCGGCTGCCGTAGCTCACACCAGTCTTCAGTCCACGAAAGCCCACCGCCCGGCGTCGGTACCCGCCCCGGCTGTGGCCCCTGCTCTGCCCGCCACCCCGACGCAACCGGAGCGCCAGCTGGCTCAGGCAGTAGCCGTGGCAGAACCTACCCCCGCCTCAGTGGCCCCACGGGCCCTATCGTAGTGGAAGTGCACCGCGGCACGGAAGCTCCGGTAGTAGCGCTGGCTGCCGCGGACGCGCCGCAGCCGTATGAGTCGGACTCACACCTCAAAAACTTGTTTCACAAAGCCAAAACCGCCGTCAAGGACGGCCGGGTGAAGCTACCCAAGGTGGAGCTCCCGGAAACGGTAACGGTGCAGGTCAACGTGTTTAATCACTCGGCCACCAAAGTCATTCAACTCTAAGATTTCTCAACTCCATAAGTCATGAAACGTTTTTCCGCTCTGTTGGCCCTGCTGCTGCTGACAGTTTTGACGGGCCCTACCCGCTCCCAAGCCGCTAATAAGCCTGCCAACGACGATACCATCGTGGTGAAACTGCCCAACCAGGCCACCATGACCCTGTATACCAAGAACAAGGAGCAGCTGCGCGAATTGCGCACCTACCGCCTCGATACGCTCATGGCCCTGCTCGACCGCTACATTCAGCAGGCTGAAGTGGCCAGCAAGAATGCCGGCAACAGCTCGGTGACCATGGAGTTCTACCCGGCCAAGGACCGCCCCGGCACCCAAGCCCCCGAACAGATCCGGGTGACGGTGCGCAACGAAGAGCCCACTACCAAAGTGGCCGTGAAGGGCTACAAGTTCGGGCAGGTGTTCAGCGTGACGGTGAAGGAAGGCAAGAACGGCAAGAACAGCGACGATGAGGTTTCTATCAGCATCGGCGACAGTGACGACCACAAATCCGACTCGCTGCGCAATGCTGAGCGGAATGCCAGAAGAGAAGAGCGGGCCAACCGGGCTGTGCATAGCAACTTCGCCATCGACCTGGGCTTGAATGCCCTGGCGAACCGCTCGGGCCTGAGCGAGGAGCAGTTTGACCTCAAGCCCACCGGCTCGCGCTACATTAGCCTGAACTGGTACTACGATATCCGGGTGGGTGGCCGCCGCAGCCCGCTGTTTCTGACCCTGGGCCCGGAGCTGGCCTTCAACAACTACATGTTTGACAACAACCGCCGCCTGTTTGCCACCGACACCCGCACTACCATCCTGCGGGAGCCCACCCTGAGCCTGGAAAAAAGCAAGCTGGCTACTACCGTTATTAACCTGCCCGTAATGGCCAAGCTCACCTTCAAGGACAAATCCGGGCGTGACGCTTTCCGGATTGGAGCCGGGGGCTTTGCCGGCTACCGCCTGGCCAGCCACACCAAAATCAAGTACGAAGACGAGGGCAACACCCGCAAAGACAAAGACCGGGGCAGCTTCAACCTGGAAGACTTCCAGTACGGCCTGCAGGGCAAAATCGGGGTGCGCGGCTTGGATCTGTTCGTGAAGTACAACTTAAACGAGCTGTTTAAGGAAAACCGGGGCCCACAGGCCCAGTCCGTCAGCTTTGGCATCTCCTTTCTGGACTAATCCTGCGCCTTGCGCACACGCAACGGGCCCGGCAGAAGCTTCTGCCGGGCCCGTTGCGTTTACTATTTTGCCTCCTGGGCGTACTACAGCGCCCGGTGGAAATTGTCGAGCAGAATGGCGGCCGATACTGCTACGTTCAGGCTTTCGGCCCCGCCGGCGCCGGGAATAAAGAGGCGCTGCGTGAGGCGGGCCAGCACCTCGGGCCGCGGCCCGTGCGACTCGCTGCCCATAATCAGCACCCCACCAGGGCGCAGGTCCAGGCGGTGCACATTGTCGCCTTCGAGGTGGGCGCCGTAGCGGGGCAAGTCGGCGGGCAGGGCGTCGAGCCACTCGGGCAGCTCCCGTTGCCACACCCGCACGCGGGTAAAGGAGCCCATGGTAGCGGCAATAGTCTTGGGCGCCCACGGGTCGGCGCAGGACTCGGAGCACACCACGCCCTGCAGTCCGTACCAGTCGGCCAGCCGAATCAGGGTGCCCAGGTTGCCCGGGTCGCGCACTTCGTCCAGGGCCAGTAGCAGCTTGTTTGGGGCGGGTTCCAGGGGCAATTCTTCCGGCAGCCGGGCAATGGCCAGGGCCGTGGTATTGTTGGCCAGCGTACCGAGTTTGGTTAATTCTTCCTCCGTGACGATTTCAACCGGTACCTTCGCGGGTAAGGACGGGATTTTTGCGGCAAACTCAGCCGTCAGGAACACCCGCTCCGTTAAGAGCCCGGAACGTAACAGCTCCACCACACTCTTGCCTCCTTCGACCAGGAAGGCCTGGTGGCGGAGCCGGTATTTCTTCAGGTGCAGCGCGTGCACGTATTTCGCTACTGCTTTTGAAACCATATTCGCTTTTTGCTAACCGCCCAGGGCGGCATATTATAGGATGGATACCCGGCGTGGTGCTGGCCAGCGTACTGCTGCTGGCGGGCTGCTCGCCGCTGCGGCTGCTGGCTCCTAACCAGAAGCTGCTGAGTCGTATCCGGCTGGAAGGCGTTAAGGAAGCCGATGCCGAGCGCATTGCGGCGCTGTATCAGCAGAAGCCCAACAGCCGCTTTCCGCTGCCAAAGCTAACAATCTACCAGCTGGGAAACCGCTTTTACAACAAGCCCCGGCTGGAAACCAAGCTCCAGCGCATCCGCACCGAGTTTGATGAGCGCATGCAGGCTGCCCGCCCCGACTCGGTGAAAGTGGGCAAACTGCTGGTGCGCCGCGAAAAGCGCACCCGTCGCCTGCAGCTAGCCCTCGACAAGGGCAACGCCATCATGCGCCTGGGGAGGCCCGGTGGTCTACGACTCCTCGCTCACGGCCCGGACGGTCGAGCAGGTTGCGACGTTCCTCAAGTCAGAGGGCTTTTTCCGCAGCCGGGTTACGGCCACCGACACTGTCGTCGACCGACGCTTTTCGCTGGGCCACCTCTTCGAAGGGCCCGACACGGTACACAACCTCCGCGTGACGGTAACCTACCGCGTAACCGAAAACCAGCCGTTTCACTACACCCAGCTCGATTACGACATTGCCGATTCGGCCGTGGCCCGGGTGGTGCTGGCCGGGCAGCCGGCCTCGCTGCTGCGCGTGAATGACCGCTACACGGAGTCCGTCATCGGGCAGGAGCGGGCCCGGCTGGAAACCCTGCTCAAAAACGCGGGCTACTTCGATTTCCGCCAGCAGTACATCACCCTGGAAGCCGACACCAGCTTTGCCCCCACTACCGTGCGGCTGCGCACCATCATTGCCAACCCCGGCCCCGGGGAGCAGCATCAGGTGTATACCGTCAGACGGGTGCGCTTTATTACCGACGCCGGCACGGTGCGCTTTGGGGTGAAGCGCGACACCTTGGTGCGCGACTCGATCTACTACCTGGCCTTTAAGCACCGCTTCAGCACCAAGATTCTGGACCGCAAGCTCACGGTACGTCCCGGTGAGCGGTACAGCCTGCAGAACACGCTGCTCACCCAGCGCCAGCTCAGCGACCTGGATATGTTCCGGTTCAACAACGTGAACTACACCAAGATCCGGCCCACTAACGGCGACAGTATTAGTAACAAGGGCCAGCTCATTGCCACGATAAACGCCTCACCCACCAAGAAGTACCAGGAAACCACCGAATTCGGCGGTACCTACGTGGCCGGCCTGCCGGGGCCTTTCATCAACTTCCGGCTCAAGGTGCGCAACATTCTGGGCGGGGCCGAGGTGCTGGAAATTGGCCTGCGCTCCGGCTTCGAAGGCCAGCTGGCCCGGGTGGCGCCCTACGGCAGCGTCCTCACCACCCAGCTCGGCGGCAACGTGAACCTGATCATCCCGCAGTTTCTGGTGCCCTGGAACACGAACCGCTTCCTGACGCGCTACAACCCCAAAACCCGTATCAGCGCCAGCTATACCTACGTGCAGCGGCCAGAGTATACGCGCACCAACCTGGAGGCCACCTACGACTACATCTGGCAGCGCTCTGCTTTTCACCAGTATGTTCTCACGCCTTTCGATTTAAGTATTATCTATACCCCTACTACTGACCCCGAATTCGATAAAGAGCTTGAACAACTGCGCGTTACCCAAGGCTCCCGCTATTCCGCAGCTTTACCAACCTTTACATTCCGAGCTTTAACTTCACCTCCCTCTACAACTCCAACGACTTCACCCAAACCCGGGATGCGCGCTACCTGCGGCTTTTTGCCGAGGTGGGCGGCCTGACCCGCTCCCTGTACCAGGACAAAATCGGCCTATCGGTGTACGACTTTGCCAAAGTCAGCGCTGATTACCGTCGTTACCACAAGCTGGGGCCCAAGTCGTTTTTCGTGTACCGCATCAATACCGGCGTGGCCCACGCGCTGACCAAAACCGACGGGCAGTACACGATTCCCTACGACAAGTATTTCTTTGCCGGCGGCAGCTCCAGCGTGCGGGCCTGGACCCCGCGCCGCCTGGGCACCGGCTCCTATACTACCTACCGGGTGAATTCCGAGGGAAAGACCGAGCGCGACTACTACCTGGAGCAACCCGGCGAGGTCCTGATTGAGGGCAACCTGGAGTATCGCTTCCCGATTTACGACTTCATCAACGGGGCTGTGTTCACCGATTTTGGCAACGTCTGGACGATGCAGGAAGAAGCCCGCGGCGACGAAACGGTCTTTCATTTCAACCGGTTCTACCGGCAGTTTGCGGTGGGCTCGGGCATTGGCATCCGCTTCGACTTTACCTTCCTGATTCTGCGCCTCGACATAGCCACTAAGGTTTTCGACCCCACGGCCCCGGGCAGAAAGTTTGTGTTGCCCAACTTTGAGCTTTCTCAAAACCAAACCCCGTTCAACCTGGGTATTGGCTATCCTTTTTAACCTGTTCATGCGCAAGTCCTCGTGTCCTTGCCAAGAGGCACAGCCGAAGCAGTTCGTGCTCTGAAATATAGAAATCCCTATGCACAGAAAAGCCCTGACGTTATGCTAACGTCAGGGCTTTTCTGTGCATAGGACGAATTAAAGCCTTGCCGCGCAAGAACCTGCCAGGCAACCCAAACAGTCCTAATACTCCAGCAGTTCGGCCAGGGCCGTGGCTACTTTCTCGGCACTGGGCAGCATCTGGCGCTCCAGCTCCACATTCAGGGCAA belongs to Hymenobacter cellulosilyticus and includes:
- a CDS encoding outer membrane beta-barrel protein, which produces MKRFSALLALLLLTVLTGPTRSQAANKPANDDTIVVKLPNQATMTLYTKNKEQLRELRTYRLDTLMALLDRYIQQAEVASKNAGNSSVTMEFYPAKDRPGTQAPEQIRVTVRNEEPTTKVAVKGYKFGQVFSVTVKEGKNGKNSDDEVSISIGDSDDHKSDSLRNAERNARREERANRAVHSNFAIDLGLNALANRSGLSEEQFDLKPTGSRYISLNWYYDIRVGGRRSPLFLTLGPELAFNNYMFDNNRRLFATDTRTTILREPTLSLEKSKLATTVINLPVMAKLTFKDKSGRDAFRIGAGGFAGYRLASHTKIKYEDEGNTRKDKDRGSFNLEDFQYGLQGKIGVRGLDLFVKYNLNELFKENRGPQAQSVSFGISFLD
- a CDS encoding NAD(P)/FAD-dependent oxidoreductase; its protein translation is MSEKLEIEALLPPEVAYDEYARYRALLAAAGLEPGEADFVHLRKRSIDARGRQPLVRLRADIWRTAPPTDLFGPWFQYPDVSRARRSVIIVGAGPAGLFAALRAIELGMKPIVLERGKDVRTRRRDLAALNKEHVVNPDSNYCFGEGGAGTYSDGKLYTRSTKRGDIQRILKLLVQHGATPEIMVDAHPHIGTNKLPGVVAALRESIRQAGGEVRFDTRVTDLILDGNHLRGVVTAGGEALEADAVILATGHSARDIYELLHKRGVRIEAKPFALGVRVEHQQELIDQAQYRRADRGPLPAASYSLVHQTQWQGKQRGVFSFCMCPGGFIVPAATAPGEVVVNGMSPSRRDSRFANSGIVTAIELEDMDLKRYGALAGLQLQQEIEQRACQLAGNTQLAPAQRLGDFLKGKISSELLETSYQPGLVPVNMEQVLGKGLAARLRQGFENFGRKIPGYATNAAQIVGVESRTSAPVRIPRDPATLQHPETTGLFPCGEGAGFAGGIVSAAMDGERCAEAVAALVTRF
- a CDS encoding RNA polymerase sigma factor, which produces MTDADLIAACRQGSGRAQKLLYERFAGMMLGVCIRYLRRREDAEEAMLGGFAKVFRALDQYRHEGSFEGWIRRIMVNEALGQLRRKEPLHLAIDDMVTDVPATAAEAESNLNAADLLALLADLPAGYRTVFNLYALEGYTHPEIAELLGISEGTSKSQLSKARAMLQRRLASASLSASTSSPKEYYATGRY
- a CDS encoding BamA/TamA family outer membrane protein, which produces MGGLTRSLYQDKIGLSVYDFAKVSADYRRYHKLGPKSFFVYRINTGVAHALTKTDGQYTIPYDKYFFAGGSSSVRAWTPRRLGTGSYTTYRVNSEGKTERDYYLEQPGEVLIEGNLEYRFPIYDFINGAVFTDFGNVWTMQEEARGDETVFHFNRFYRQFAVGSGIGIRFDFTFLILRLDIATKVFDPTAPGRKFVLPNFELSQNQTPFNLGIGYPF
- a CDS encoding TrmH family RNA methyltransferase, whose protein sequence is MVSKAVAKYVHALHLKKYRLRHQAFLVEGGKSVVELLRSGLLTERVFLTAEFAAKIPSLPAKVPVEIVTEEELTKLGTLANNTTALAIARLPEELPLEPAPNKLLLALDEVRDPGNLGTLIRLADWYGLQGVVCSESCADPWAPKTIAATMGSFTRVRVWQRELPEWLDALPADLPRYGAHLEGDNVHRLDLRPGGVLIMGSESHGPRPEVLARLTQRLFIPGAGGAESLNVAVSAAILLDNFHRAL
- a CDS encoding CoA-binding protein, which gives rise to MKKTLVLGASDNPARYSYRAVHQLKQHGHEVVPVGIRKGQVAGLDIHTDRPTAGDVDTVTLYVGPQNQPAWYDYILDLQPKRIIFNPGTENEELERMAQERGIRTEEACTLVMLSIGNY